Sequence from the Alphaproteobacteria bacterium genome:
CGAGCTGGGGGCCGATGCGGCGTGAGGACCGAGCGACCTTGAAGAGCGATCGCGACAGGGATACCGATGGCGGCCCGGCGCCGCTATTCATGGATTTCGACGACAACGGTCTGTTGACGCCGCTGTTTGGCGAGCACGACCGCAATCTGGCCCTCATCGAGAAGCGCCTCGAGGTTGCCATCACGCCACGCGGCAACCGGCTCTCGATCGAGGGCAGCGCCTGGTCTCAGCAGGTGGCCCAGACCGTGCTGGCGGATCTCTATGCCCGCCTGCAGCGGGGCCTGGAGACCGGCAGCGGCGAGGTCGACGGCGCCATCCGTATGGCCGAGGCCACGGTGGGCCGCGGCGCCCAGAGCGCGGCCCTGGACGAGGACGTCGTCATCCGCACGCGCCGCCGGGTGATCACGCCGCGCTCGCCCTTGCAGGCCGACTATGTGCGCCGGCTGCGCTCGGGCGAGCTGGTGTTCGCCCTGGGGCCGGCCGGCACCGGCAAAACCTATCTGGCCGTGGCGGTCGGCGTATCATTGCTGCTCGACGGCCTGGTCGAGCGTGTCATCCTATCGCGCCCGGCGGTCGAGGCGGGCGAGAACCTGGGCTTTTTGCCCGGCGACCTCAGGGACAAGGTTGATCCCTACCTCAGGCCGCTGTTTGACGCCCTCAACGACATGCTGCCCACCGACCAGGTCATGAGGCGCATCGAAAACGGCGAGATCGAGGTGGCGCCGGTGGCTTTCATGCGCGGGCGCACGCTGACCCGGGCCTTCGTCATCGTCGACGAGGCACAGAACACGTCCATGGTGCAGATGAAGATGCTGTTGACCCGGATGGGCGAGGATTCGCGCATGGTGGTGACCGGCGATCTGTCGCAGATCGATCTGCCGCGGGGCACTCGTTCGGGACTGGCCGACGCCGCCGAACTGTTACGCGGCACAGAAGGCGTCAGTTTCGTGCGATTCACCTCCGATGACGTGGTCCGCCACCCCCTGGTGACACGCATCGTGCGGGCCTACGACGAACGCGACCGCCAGTTTGGCGAAAGCGCCTCGAGCGCTGACGATGGTGGCAACCATGATTGAGCCGGCGCCTGCCGCTGGGCCGGACCGCATCGAGGTGGCGCTCGACGTCGCCGTGCCCTCCTGGCGGCACATAGGCGAGGGACCGGGGGCCCTAGAGACCCTGGTCGAGCGCGCCGTGCGGGCTGCCGTGGCGGCCACCGCCCGGCCCCCCGAGGCCGACCTCGAGATCTCCGTGCTGCTCAGCGACGATGCCCAGGTGCGGGCGCTCAATGCCCGCCACCGGGGCCGCGACCGGGCCACCAACGTGCTCGCCTTTCCCGCCGATCTGGCCGCGGCCGAGGTCGCGACAGAATTGCCCGGGTTGCTCGGCGATGTAGTCCTGGCCTTTGAAACGGTGGCCGGCGAGGCCCGCGATCAGGGCAAGACAGTGGCCGATCACCTGACCCACCTGTTGGTTCACGGGGTGCTTCACCTCAGGGGCTTCGAGCATCAGGACGAGGCCGCCGCGGCGGCCATGGAGGACCTCGAACGCCGGCTCCTGGCAACCCTTGGTATCAACGATCCCTACGCCGCCGATGACCGACTCTGACTCCAACGACACGAACCCCAAGGCTCCCGGCGCGGCACCGGCGCCGATGCCGGAGCCGCTCGACGACGAAGCCACCCTGGGCGGCAGTCTGGTGAACTGGGTCAAAGGACTGGCCCGCAACCGCAACGGTGATGCCAGCCTGCGCGAGAGCCTCGAGGAACTGATCGGCGAGCACCACGAGGCGGAGCAGCCGATCAATCCCGAAGAGCGGCTGATGTTGATGAACATCCTCAAGCTCGGTGAGCTCAGGGTCGACGACGTCATGGTGCCCAGGGCCGACATCGTGGCCGTCGAGGTCGGCACCTCGCTCAACGACATCGTCAAGCTGGTGGGCCAGGCCTTCCATTCCCGCATGCCGGTCTACCGCGGCAATCTCGACGATGTCCTGGGCATGGTCCACATCAAGGACCTGATGCGCTACTGGGATCGGCGGCCCTTCCACCTGCGCCGCGCCGTGCACGAGGTGTTGTTCGTGCCGCCCAGCATGCTGGTGCTGGATCTGATGCTCAAGATGCGGGCGGCGCGCATCCATATGGCGGTGGTGGTCGACGAGTACGGCGGTACCGACGGCCTGGTGACCATCGAGGATCTGGTCGAGGAGATCGTCGGCGAGATCGAGGACGAGCACGACCAGGTCGAAGGGCCGCTGATCGTCGAGCGTCCCGACGGCAGCCTGGTGGCTGACGCCCGCGCCGCCATCGCCGAGCTCGAGAGCCGGGTGGGCTGCGACCTGTTGCCCGACGAGCGCGATGAAGAAGTCGACACGCTGGGCGGCCTGGTCTTTTCGTTGGTCGGTCGGGTGCCGCAGCGCGGCGAGGTGGTGGCCCATGCCGCCGGCCTCGAGTTCGTCGTGCTCGACGCCGACCCGCGCCGCATCAAACGCATCCGGGTGCGCGGCTTGCCGGCCAAGGCCGAAAATGCGCCGCCAGAAGGCACCGACCGCCCCGAGACCTCTGGGTCGTCCGGGGACCAGAACTGAGCGCCCGAGGACCATGAGCGGGCTGGCCTCGCGGCTTGCGGCCCTGACCGGTTGGCGGCGCTACGGCGTAGCCCTGGCGGCCGGCGCCCTGGCCAGCACCGCGTTGCCGCCCGGCGCCCTCGCTAGCGTCGGCGTGCCGCACTTGTACCTGCTGCCGCTGCTGATCCCCGCTTTCGTTGCCCTGGTCTGGCTCAACGATGGCAGCCGGCGCCGCCGCGCCGCCTATTTCGTGGGCTTTTGCTTCGCCTTTGGCTTTTTCCTCTGCGGCCTCTATTGGATCGGCTTTGCCCTGCTGGTCGATGCCGCGCGTCACGCCTGGTTGTTGCCGCTGGCGGTGCTCGGCCTGCCGCTGCTGTTGGCGCTGTTTCATGGCTTGGCCACCTTGGCGGTCTATCTGTTGGAGCTGCGCGGCGGCGCCCGGGTGCTGGCCCTGGCGCTGGCCTGGACAGCCGCCGAATGGCTGCGCGGGCATCTCTTTACCGGCTTTCCCTGGAACCTGATGGGCTACGTCTGGACGGCCTCCGACGAGATGCTGCAGTTTGCCGCGCTGTTTGGCATCTATGGGCTTAGTTTCGTCACCATCGCCTGTGGCGGGGCGGCGGCGACGCTGGTGGCGCCGGCCGGCGCCAGGATCGGGCGCCGGGGCTGGGCCCTGCCGCTGGCCGCCGTGGCGCTGCTGCTGCTGATGTGGCTGGGCGGCGCGGCGCGGCTGCCGGGCCCGGGAGACAAATCGGCAAGCGTGCCCGAAGTGCGGCTGCGCCTGGTGCAGGCCAACCTGAGCCAGGCAGACAAATGGCGGGCCGATCTGCGCGAGGCCAACCTGGGCCGCCATCTGCAGCTCAGCTCGGGACCGGGTAGCGAGGCCGTCAGCCACATTATTTGGCCGGAAACCGCGGTGCCCTATTTTCTCCAGCGCGACAAGGCGGCGGCAGCTTTGGTGGGGGGCCTGGTGGGCCCGTCGGGGCTGGTGCTGAGCGGCGGCTTGAGAGCGGCCCCGGATGCCGCCGGCGAGCGGCGAATCTGGAACAGCCTGCTGGCCCTGGATGCCAGCGGCAGCGTCGTCGCCACCTACGACAAGGCCCATCTGGTGCCCTTCGGCGAGTACCTGCCCTTGGCCCCGGTTCTGGCCCGCCTGGGCTTTAGCAAGCTGGCCCCTGGGGCGGCCGGATTCGCCGCCGGAACAGGCCGGCAGAGCCTCACCGTCGGGGGCCTGCCGCCGTTC
This genomic interval carries:
- a CDS encoding PhoH family protein; protein product: MDFDDNGLLTPLFGEHDRNLALIEKRLEVAITPRGNRLSIEGSAWSQQVAQTVLADLYARLQRGLETGSGEVDGAIRMAEATVGRGAQSAALDEDVVIRTRRRVITPRSPLQADYVRRLRSGELVFALGPAGTGKTYLAVAVGVSLLLDGLVERVILSRPAVEAGENLGFLPGDLRDKVDPYLRPLFDALNDMLPTDQVMRRIENGEIEVAPVAFMRGRTLTRAFVIVDEAQNTSMVQMKMLLTRMGEDSRMVVTGDLSQIDLPRGTRSGLADAAELLRGTEGVSFVRFTSDDVVRHPLVTRIVRAYDERDRQFGESASSADDGGNHD
- the ybeY gene encoding rRNA maturation RNase YbeY — encoded protein: MIEPAPAAGPDRIEVALDVAVPSWRHIGEGPGALETLVERAVRAAVAATARPPEADLEISVLLSDDAQVRALNARHRGRDRATNVLAFPADLAAAEVATELPGLLGDVVLAFETVAGEARDQGKTVADHLTHLLVHGVLHLRGFEHQDEAAAAAMEDLERRLLATLGINDPYAADDRL
- the lnt gene encoding apolipoprotein N-acyltransferase produces the protein MSGLASRLAALTGWRRYGVALAAGALASTALPPGALASVGVPHLYLLPLLIPAFVALVWLNDGSRRRRAAYFVGFCFAFGFFLCGLYWIGFALLVDAARHAWLLPLAVLGLPLLLALFHGLATLAVYLLELRGGARVLALALAWTAAEWLRGHLFTGFPWNLMGYVWTASDEMLQFAALFGIYGLSFVTIACGGAAATLVAPAGARIGRRGWALPLAAVALLLLMWLGGAARLPGPGDKSASVPEVRLRLVQANLSQADKWRADLREANLGRHLQLSSGPGSEAVSHIIWPETAVPYFLQRDKAAAALVGGLVGPSGLVLSGGLRAAPDAAGERRIWNSLLALDASGSVVATYDKAHLVPFGEYLPLAPVLARLGFSKLAPGAAGFAAGTGRQSLTVGGLPPFSPLICYEVIFPSEVVKSGARPSWLLNLTNDAWYGRSAGPYQHFAMARVRAVEEGLPLVRVANTGISGVVDGYGRVLRRLGLGQAGVIDSPLPQALAAPPYARFGDVGLGLLLALVMLCLGWLERRRRRAAPRDQS
- a CDS encoding hemolysin family protein; translated protein: MTDSDSNDTNPKAPGAAPAPMPEPLDDEATLGGSLVNWVKGLARNRNGDASLRESLEELIGEHHEAEQPINPEERLMLMNILKLGELRVDDVMVPRADIVAVEVGTSLNDIVKLVGQAFHSRMPVYRGNLDDVLGMVHIKDLMRYWDRRPFHLRRAVHEVLFVPPSMLVLDLMLKMRAARIHMAVVVDEYGGTDGLVTIEDLVEEIVGEIEDEHDQVEGPLIVERPDGSLVADARAAIAELESRVGCDLLPDERDEEVDTLGGLVFSLVGRVPQRGEVVAHAAGLEFVVLDADPRRIKRIRVRGLPAKAENAPPEGTDRPETSGSSGDQN